In a single window of the Planctomycetia bacterium genome:
- a CDS encoding biopolymer transporter ExbD, with protein MLIKAKDAAAEATLDLTPMIDMMFLLLIFFLVATTFHKEERELQVALPFADAAGPISTTLREIIINVDESGRIIMAGRAVESQELRRVVEDAVRVNPGQKVSVRGDRRSNYGAVVKVLDICKAAGIQEPYLDTMLEGGS; from the coding sequence ATGCTCATCAAGGCCAAAGACGCCGCCGCCGAAGCCACGCTCGATCTCACCCCCATGATCGACATGATGTTTCTCCTTCTCATTTTCTTTCTGGTGGCCACGACCTTCCACAAGGAAGAGCGAGAGCTTCAGGTCGCTCTTCCGTTCGCGGACGCCGCCGGTCCGATCAGCACGACCCTGCGCGAAATCATCATCAACGTGGACGAGTCCGGCCGCATCATCATGGCCGGCCGGGCCGTTGAGTCACAAGAGCTTCGCCGCGTGGTCGAGGACGCAGTCCGCGTGAATCCGGGGCAAAAGGTCAGTGTGCGCGGCGATCGACGATCGAACTACGGGGCTGTCGTGAAGGTGCTCGACATCTGCAAGGCGGCCGGCATACAGGAACCCTACCTCGACACCATGCTCGAGGGGGGTTCGTAA